In Paenibacillus sp. G2S3, a single window of DNA contains:
- a CDS encoding GNAT family N-acetyltransferase, producing the protein MNTIIKLNLQDDSTVNELWSLQHKAYRLEAELIGFREIPPLMETREMLSHSKEDFYGCFDEEEDLMGAIAIEEESPGKLTITRMMVGPDFFRRGIASSLLEYVFEHFSEMEQYIVSTGKLNLPAVSLYSKHGFVPNGSQEVAPGVELIDFYRSGSL; encoded by the coding sequence ATGAATACAATTATTAAGCTAAACCTGCAGGATGATAGTACCGTTAATGAACTATGGAGCCTCCAGCATAAGGCCTACCGACTAGAAGCAGAGTTAATAGGGTTTCGTGAGATCCCACCGCTCATGGAGACGAGAGAGATGCTCAGCCACTCTAAAGAGGATTTTTACGGCTGCTTCGATGAAGAGGAAGATCTGATGGGTGCTATTGCAATAGAGGAAGAATCACCGGGCAAACTTACGATTACACGGATGATGGTGGGACCGGATTTTTTCCGTAGAGGTATAGCAAGCAGTCTTTTGGAATATGTGTTTGAACATTTCTCAGAAATGGAGCAATACATCGTATCTACGGGGAAACTAAACTTGCCTGCCGTTTCTTTGTATAGCAAGCATGGTTTTGTGCCTAATGGGTCGCAGGAAGTTGCTCCCGGCGTAGAATTGATTGATTTTTATCGGAGTGGTTCACTTTGA
- a CDS encoding PLD nuclease N-terminal domain-containing protein, with translation MEDVNWGLIMPLIILQALLAIIGLISLAKADRVRGPKWMWIIIIIFGNILGSVAYFTIGRKDV, from the coding sequence ATGGAAGATGTAAATTGGGGTTTAATTATGCCGTTGATCATTTTGCAGGCTTTACTGGCTATTATCGGTTTGATTTCCTTAGCCAAAGCAGATAGAGTGCGTGGCCCAAAATGGATGTGGATTATAATCATTATTTTCGGAAATATATTAGGCAGCGTAGCTTATTTTACGATAGGAAGGAAAGATGTCTAA
- the gatB gene encoding Asp-tRNA(Asn)/Glu-tRNA(Gln) amidotransferase subunit GatB — MSKYETVIGLEVHVELHTNSKIFCGCSTEFGAPPNTHTCPVCLGHPGVLPVLNKQAVDYAMKAAMALNCTIGDVSKFDRKNYFYPDSPKAYQISQFDQPIGLNGWIDIEVNGETKRIGITRLHLEEDAGKLTHVDGGFASLVDFNRVGTPLIEIVSEPDLRTPEEARAYLEKIRAIMQYCDVSDVKMEEGSMRCDANISLRPEGQEEFGIRAELKNMNSFRGVLRGLEYEQYRQAEILDDGGVVVQETRRWDEAQGKTLSMRGKEEAHDYRYFPDPDLIVLHIDDAWKESIRSTIPELPDARRARYSEELGLTAYDAGVITSSKPLADFFEGCLTYTQDAKAVANWIMGELLAYLNSNNLDLSQVKITPQGLGEMIGLIAGGTISNKIAKTVFKEMLESGKLPAVIVEEKGLVQISDEGAIKGIVEAVVAANPQSVEDYKAGKQKAIGFLVGQVMKESKGKANPGLANKLLLEVLGN; from the coding sequence ATGTCTAAATACGAAACGGTCATCGGCTTAGAGGTTCACGTAGAGCTTCATACCAACTCCAAAATCTTTTGCGGATGCTCCACTGAATTTGGAGCTCCGCCTAACACACATACCTGTCCTGTCTGCCTGGGTCACCCCGGCGTATTGCCAGTTCTTAACAAACAAGCGGTAGACTACGCTATGAAAGCAGCGATGGCGCTGAATTGCACCATTGGTGATGTTAGTAAATTCGACCGCAAGAACTATTTTTACCCTGATTCTCCGAAAGCCTATCAGATTTCGCAGTTCGATCAGCCTATCGGTTTGAACGGCTGGATTGACATTGAAGTTAATGGTGAGACCAAACGAATCGGCATTACTCGTCTTCATTTGGAAGAGGATGCAGGTAAGCTCACTCACGTTGATGGCGGTTTTGCGTCGCTTGTCGATTTTAACCGGGTGGGAACACCGCTCATCGAAATCGTATCTGAGCCAGACTTGCGCACGCCAGAGGAAGCTCGGGCTTATCTGGAGAAAATCCGTGCGATTATGCAATACTGCGATGTATCCGATGTCAAGATGGAAGAGGGATCGATGCGCTGTGACGCGAACATCAGTCTACGACCAGAAGGACAAGAGGAATTCGGCATTAGAGCAGAGCTTAAGAACATGAACTCCTTCCGCGGAGTACTGCGTGGACTGGAGTATGAACAATATCGTCAAGCTGAGATCCTGGATGATGGTGGAGTGGTTGTGCAAGAGACTCGCCGCTGGGATGAAGCGCAAGGAAAAACTTTATCTATGCGTGGGAAAGAAGAAGCGCACGATTATCGTTATTTCCCAGATCCAGATCTGATCGTGCTGCATATTGACGATGCCTGGAAAGAATCCATTCGTTCGACGATCCCGGAACTACCGGATGCAAGACGAGCTCGCTACAGTGAAGAACTGGGTCTTACAGCTTATGATGCTGGTGTGATCACTTCCTCAAAACCGTTAGCGGACTTTTTCGAAGGATGCCTTACTTATACGCAGGATGCCAAAGCTGTAGCTAACTGGATCATGGGTGAGTTGCTTGCTTATTTGAACAGTAATAACCTGGACTTGTCTCAGGTCAAAATTACGCCGCAAGGGCTCGGAGAAATGATCGGCCTCATTGCAGGCGGAACCATCAGCAACAAGATCGCTAAAACGGTATTTAAAGAAATGCTAGAGAGCGGTAAATTACCTGCTGTAATCGTTGAGGAAAAAGGTCTGGTACAAATCAGCGATGAAGGTGCCATTAAAGGAATTGTTGAAGCTGTCGTAGCTGCTAATCCGCAATCAGTGGAAGATTATAAAGCAGGTAAACAGAAAGCAATTGGTTTCCTCGTAGGACAAGTTATGAAAGAAAGTAAAGGTAAGGCAAATCCAGGTCTTGCGAATAAGCTTTTGCTCGAGGTATTGGGCAATTAA
- the sigY gene encoding RNA polymerase sigma factor SigY, with protein MSDQSLERIRRAQQGDTSALSSLLREHYTFLFKYLIKVTMDPLLAEDLVQDAMVRCMEKINTYNGTSSFSSWLITIATRIFIDRKRRWKREAEWKQREQQEQGIRSIRWRFESRGEEWSEVLDSLSRLPSAQRVAVLLKHYYGYSYDEIGEIMRVPSGTVKSRVSLGLNQLRKELNEDGKG; from the coding sequence ATGAGCGATCAGTCGCTGGAGAGAATCAGACGGGCACAGCAGGGAGATACTTCAGCACTGTCTTCACTGCTGCGAGAACACTATACTTTTTTATTCAAATATTTAATCAAGGTGACCATGGACCCGTTGCTGGCAGAGGATCTTGTACAGGACGCCATGGTCAGATGTATGGAGAAGATCAACACCTATAACGGAACTTCTTCCTTTTCCTCTTGGTTAATCACAATTGCGACCAGAATATTTATTGATCGCAAGCGGCGCTGGAAGCGTGAAGCGGAATGGAAGCAGCGGGAGCAACAGGAACAGGGGATTCGTTCGATTCGTTGGCGGTTTGAGAGCAGGGGGGAAGAGTGGAGTGAAGTGCTGGATTCCCTCTCCAGATTACCTTCTGCGCAAAGAGTGGCTGTTCTACTGAAGCATTATTATGGCTATAGTTATGACGAAATTGGCGAAATCATGCGGGTTCCTTCAGGTACAGTCAAGTCGCGTGTATCCCTTGGTCTTAACCAACTACGAAAGGAGCTGAATGAGGATGGAAAAGGATAA
- the gatA gene encoding Asp-tRNA(Asn)/Glu-tRNA(Gln) amidotransferase subunit GatA, translating to MSLFQNRLPEVHRMLTAKEVSVSELTEESLAIIAERDKKVNAFLTLNEEGARSAARALDDKLASGAARGLLFGLPAGIKDNIVTKGLRTTCASQFLNNFQPIYNATVASKLQQADAVTIGKLNMDEFAMGGSNENSSFGPVRNPWDLERVPGGSSGGSAAAVAAGEVFFSLGSDTGGSIRQPASYCGVVGLKPTYGLVSRYGLVAFASSLDQIGPLTRNVEDSAYVLQAIAGYDAQDSTSAKVEIPDYLSSLTGDVSGLRIAVPKEYLGAGVDASVRETVLSALKVLEGMGAVWEEVSLPHTEYAVAAYYLLSSSEASSNLARFDGVRYGVRVDEGGGLLDLYQNSRSRGFGPEVKRRIMLGTYALSSGYYDAYYLKAQKVRTLIKQDFDDIFKKYDVVIGPTAPTTAFKLGSQTEDPLTMYLNDILTIPVSLAGIPAVSVPCGFAEGMPVGLQIIGKEFDESTILRVAHAFEQNTDHHKQRPQL from the coding sequence TTGAGCCTGTTTCAAAATCGATTGCCTGAAGTACATCGTATGTTAACTGCTAAAGAAGTATCGGTCAGTGAGCTGACTGAAGAATCGCTGGCGATTATCGCTGAGCGGGATAAGAAAGTAAATGCATTTTTGACCTTGAACGAGGAGGGCGCTCGTAGCGCTGCACGCGCTTTGGACGACAAACTGGCATCTGGAGCAGCACGTGGGTTGCTGTTTGGTCTTCCTGCCGGAATTAAGGATAATATTGTAACTAAAGGACTGCGCACGACTTGTGCCAGCCAATTTCTGAACAATTTTCAGCCGATTTATAACGCAACTGTAGCTTCTAAACTGCAGCAGGCAGACGCTGTAACAATCGGTAAGTTAAATATGGATGAATTCGCGATGGGCGGATCTAACGAGAACTCAAGCTTTGGGCCTGTGCGTAACCCTTGGGATCTTGAACGTGTTCCTGGCGGATCAAGTGGTGGATCTGCTGCAGCTGTAGCTGCGGGCGAAGTGTTCTTCTCACTAGGTTCTGATACTGGAGGTTCAATCCGTCAGCCTGCTTCCTATTGTGGTGTTGTAGGTCTCAAACCTACATACGGCCTTGTATCACGGTACGGACTGGTAGCCTTTGCTTCCTCTCTTGATCAAATTGGTCCACTAACACGTAATGTAGAAGATTCTGCATATGTGCTTCAAGCGATTGCTGGTTATGATGCACAGGACTCTACTTCAGCTAAGGTAGAAATTCCTGATTATTTGAGTTCATTGACTGGTGATGTTTCCGGTCTTCGTATCGCTGTACCTAAGGAATACTTGGGTGCTGGTGTCGATGCTTCTGTTCGTGAGACGGTCTTGTCCGCACTTAAGGTGCTGGAAGGAATGGGCGCTGTCTGGGAAGAAGTTTCATTACCACATACGGAGTATGCAGTAGCGGCTTATTATTTGCTGTCTTCTTCGGAAGCTTCATCGAACCTTGCCCGGTTTGACGGTGTGCGTTATGGCGTACGTGTAGATGAAGGCGGAGGATTGCTTGATCTATACCAAAACTCCCGCAGTCGCGGCTTTGGCCCTGAGGTGAAACGTCGTATTATGCTAGGAACGTATGCACTAAGCTCCGGCTATTATGATGCTTATTATTTAAAAGCACAAAAAGTGCGTACTTTGATTAAACAGGATTTTGATGACATCTTTAAAAAATATGATGTGGTCATCGGCCCAACAGCGCCTACGACAGCATTTAAATTAGGTTCACAGACTGAAGATCCGCTGACCATGTATCTGAACGATATTCTCACGATTCCTGTGAGCTTGGCAGGTATTCCTGCCGTTAGCGTTCCTTGTGGCTTTGCGGAAGGCATGCCAGTAGGTTTGCAAATTATCGGTAAAGAATTTGACGAGAGTACGATTCTGCGTGTTGCTCACGCTTTTGAACAAAATACAGATCATCACAAGCAGCGTCCACAGCTGTAG
- a CDS encoding ABC transporter permease subunit: MSSTWVLYRKEMLELVRSYKLIWIPVVFIILGIMQPLTIYYLPEILKASGDVPPGLLEGYEIPSAAAVMAQALGQYGTIGMLVLALGSMNTLAGERYSGTMELILVRPVSPAAIVIAKWTAQLTLLVVALGLGAAGAAYYTKQLIGLLSWGDVIAASGVYGLWLLCVVSATLLFSAFLRPPVAAFLALALMAALSLGLSLLPTWFGWTPAGLSGLSAEILIAGEGFKAGPYLSAGILIIICLVGASLLTRKNNLPD, from the coding sequence ATGAGCAGCACCTGGGTCCTTTATCGAAAAGAAATGCTCGAGCTGGTCCGCAGTTATAAGTTAATCTGGATACCTGTCGTGTTCATCATTTTAGGTATTATGCAGCCATTAACCATTTATTATTTGCCGGAAATATTAAAAGCTTCAGGAGATGTGCCCCCAGGTTTGCTGGAGGGGTATGAAATACCGAGTGCCGCAGCTGTGATGGCGCAAGCACTGGGACAGTATGGAACGATTGGAATGCTGGTATTGGCGCTAGGCTCGATGAATACTTTAGCTGGTGAACGCTATAGCGGAACTATGGAATTAATTCTAGTAAGACCGGTTTCTCCGGCGGCAATAGTGATCGCTAAATGGACAGCTCAACTGACCCTGCTTGTTGTTGCGCTTGGATTGGGTGCAGCTGGCGCAGCTTATTACACGAAGCAGCTGATTGGCTTATTATCATGGGGTGACGTTATTGCAGCTTCTGGAGTATATGGTTTGTGGTTATTATGTGTTGTCTCAGCTACGTTGTTGTTTAGTGCCTTTTTAAGACCTCCAGTAGCTGCATTTTTAGCACTGGCGTTAATGGCTGCTTTGTCATTAGGTCTAAGCTTATTGCCTACATGGTTTGGCTGGACACCCGCAGGGCTTTCCGGGCTGTCAGCAGAGATTCTTATAGCTGGAGAGGGCTTTAAAGCAGGTCCATATCTTTCTGCCGGTATATTGATCATAATTTGCCTTGTTGGGGCTTCGCTTTTGACAAGAAAGAACAACTTACCCGATTAA
- a CDS encoding DUF4097 family beta strand repeat-containing protein: protein MTNDSAMLSAQEEQRGSADLETTESEIQKKIIPPRPKRRRRKRKFIAGLLAALIPGTGHLYFGLLRKGITFIFLILLDISALIYFSSIGMQINVPLLILLALIIPAIYFYNVYDVLQSADKILRYPEDQELDDPVAKITTPPKRRSIVSEPGVSFGFLLLLGGSLLILFRQKPAWLQFFIEHYSEVAVSAVLLCGGTYIGAREIVRGIVSRKKNESHNRRVGRYTASVLLIAIAIPLFLDWKDGSDYMLLLLKWWPVIPVLWGIEFLFMYFFSGRSGSVQKGTKIRLDLRGLLSAILLAASVFIVAEQEHYLYLWKNVSLNLTAAAVDYGEAKGSKFQKAPLIVPVELNTAKISVDGINGDILLHRAPVDNIQITTTVWVDQLEGPMAEAISEQSFVDVVEGPTIKITSNSKAYGESGKRQPRMDLDITLPEDRRFNLDVRTMNGGITLQNIEAIEDISLETGNGELILHRIFGNVKGKTLNGAVRARSVQGSVELSTSGGNMNAWNVTGALKLSTAVGNIGAIGNEAEIDISSKNGNLEIDGARAKLHAESLNGIIDVRSHEVGGDWDIYSAVGDIQLYLPLLGNYKLNGSSGYGDIISDLPSLTIDKKKISGEVGTGEFKVQVEGNSNLNMSGY from the coding sequence ATGACAAATGATTCTGCAATGCTCTCAGCGCAGGAAGAGCAGCGGGGTTCAGCCGATCTTGAGACTACGGAGAGTGAGATTCAGAAGAAGATAATCCCACCACGTCCAAAACGGCGCCGCCGCAAACGCAAATTTATCGCTGGACTATTGGCAGCTCTCATCCCAGGAACTGGGCACTTATACTTTGGGCTTCTCCGCAAAGGAATTACCTTTATCTTCTTGATACTATTGGATATCTCAGCTTTAATTTATTTCTCATCCATTGGAATGCAGATTAATGTTCCGTTGCTTATTTTACTTGCACTAATTATTCCGGCGATATATTTCTATAATGTGTATGATGTACTGCAATCAGCGGACAAGATTCTCCGTTACCCTGAAGATCAAGAGCTTGATGATCCTGTGGCAAAAATAACTACACCTCCTAAGCGTCGTAGTATCGTCAGTGAACCCGGCGTATCCTTTGGATTTCTACTTCTTTTAGGGGGATCGCTTCTCATTCTGTTTCGCCAAAAGCCAGCATGGCTGCAATTTTTTATTGAGCATTACTCCGAAGTGGCCGTGTCTGCAGTTCTATTATGTGGTGGTACATATATAGGAGCGAGAGAAATTGTCAGAGGAATCGTTTCGCGCAAAAAAAATGAGTCTCATAACCGGCGTGTAGGAAGATATACGGCATCGGTCTTGCTTATTGCTATTGCCATCCCGTTATTTCTAGATTGGAAAGATGGATCCGATTATATGCTTCTTCTCTTGAAGTGGTGGCCAGTCATTCCAGTGTTATGGGGGATTGAGTTTCTGTTCATGTATTTCTTCTCTGGTCGTTCAGGCTCTGTACAAAAGGGAACAAAAATCAGATTGGATTTACGCGGCCTTTTATCTGCTATATTGCTTGCTGCGAGTGTGTTTATTGTTGCCGAACAAGAACATTACTTATATCTGTGGAAAAATGTGAGTCTCAACCTTACAGCTGCTGCAGTCGACTATGGCGAGGCTAAGGGAAGCAAATTTCAGAAGGCTCCGCTAATTGTGCCAGTGGAGTTAAATACAGCCAAAATATCTGTTGATGGTATTAATGGGGATATTTTATTGCATCGTGCACCTGTAGATAATATTCAAATTACTACTACAGTCTGGGTAGATCAATTAGAGGGTCCGATGGCTGAAGCTATTTCGGAGCAGTCCTTTGTGGATGTTGTTGAAGGACCAACTATAAAAATCACTTCAAACAGTAAGGCCTATGGAGAATCCGGCAAACGTCAGCCGCGAATGGATCTAGACATTACCTTGCCGGAAGACCGCCGGTTTAACCTCGATGTTCGTACTATGAATGGTGGGATCACCTTGCAGAACATAGAAGCGATCGAAGATATTTCGCTGGAAACGGGGAATGGAGAACTTATTCTTCATCGTATCTTTGGTAATGTGAAGGGGAAAACACTAAATGGAGCTGTACGTGCAAGATCCGTCCAGGGCAGTGTTGAATTATCGACAAGCGGTGGCAACATGAATGCTTGGAACGTTACAGGGGCCTTGAAATTATCAACGGCAGTTGGCAATATCGGTGCAATCGGAAATGAAGCCGAGATCGATATTTCCAGTAAGAATGGTAATTTAGAGATTGATGGAGCCAGAGCGAAGCTGCATGCAGAATCCTTAAATGGCATCATTGATGTTCGTTCACATGAAGTAGGAGGAGACTGGGACATTTATAGCGCGGTTGGCGATATCCAGTTGTATTTACCGCTATTAGGGAACTATAAGTTGAATGGCTCTAGTGGATATGGCGATATAATTTCAGATTTACCTAGCCTAACCATTGATAAGAAGAAGATATCTGGTGAAGTGGGCACAGGTGAGTTCAAGGTTCAGGTGGAGGGAAACAGCAACTTAAATATGAGTGGATATTGA
- the gatC gene encoding Asp-tRNA(Asn)/Glu-tRNA(Gln) amidotransferase subunit GatC: MSITVKDVQHVAKLARLQLSPEEEATFTEQMNAILQYAEKLNELDTENVKPTTHVLQVSNVMREDVVKESLTQEEALLNAPDDEDGHFKVPAVLE; this comes from the coding sequence ATGAGCATTACCGTTAAAGATGTGCAGCATGTGGCCAAGCTGGCTCGTCTGCAATTGAGCCCGGAAGAAGAGGCAACCTTTACAGAACAAATGAATGCTATTTTACAATATGCTGAGAAGTTGAATGAGCTAGATACGGAGAATGTGAAGCCGACCACGCATGTACTGCAGGTTAGTAATGTGATGCGTGAAGATGTTGTGAAGGAAAGCCTAACGCAAGAGGAAGCACTTCTTAACGCGCCGGATGATGAAGACGGACATTTCAAGGTTCCAGCTGTTTTGGAATAA
- a CDS encoding ABC transporter ATP-binding protein encodes MSLLQVTNLRKSYGTHISVNDISFEIEKGRCVALLGPNGAGKTTTLRMLAGLLEPTSGMISFEGSRPGAEYRKGLGYVPQSPAFYGWMTGQEYVVFAAKLSGMGTKEATSSALESLKHVGLKDDARRRIGGYSGGMKQRLGLAQALVHRPRLLLLDEPVSALDPIGRREVMELLRGIREETTVVFSTHVLHDAEEICDDIILMNHGRIAEQGSLSQLRSQYSLPVIRLRTEKHKEAIHWLESLASKPFVLESQLFGDYAVFNVNDVEMARRTILHEATQLEIPLLQFEAGSSTLEDLFMKVVGV; translated from the coding sequence ATGTCACTCCTTCAAGTTACAAATCTACGCAAAAGCTATGGGACGCATATTTCTGTAAATGACATAAGCTTTGAAATTGAAAAAGGACGCTGTGTCGCTTTACTGGGTCCTAATGGTGCCGGAAAGACGACAACACTACGTATGCTGGCTGGACTTCTAGAGCCCACCTCTGGAATGATTTCGTTTGAGGGGAGCCGTCCCGGAGCAGAATATCGCAAGGGATTAGGATATGTACCGCAGTCTCCAGCCTTTTACGGGTGGATGACTGGACAGGAGTATGTTGTATTCGCAGCAAAGCTTAGTGGAATGGGGACCAAAGAAGCGACAAGCAGCGCGTTAGAATCCCTAAAGCATGTAGGACTCAAAGACGATGCTCGCCGCAGGATTGGCGGATATTCGGGTGGAATGAAGCAGCGATTGGGTTTAGCACAGGCACTTGTGCATCGCCCTCGACTTCTTTTATTGGATGAGCCTGTATCTGCACTTGATCCGATCGGCCGCAGGGAAGTGATGGAATTGCTACGAGGAATACGGGAAGAGACAACGGTAGTTTTCTCCACGCATGTGCTGCATGATGCGGAAGAAATTTGTGATGATATTATTTTAATGAATCATGGACGCATTGCAGAGCAGGGGTCTTTGTCACAGCTTCGTTCACAATACAGCCTTCCTGTTATTCGATTACGTACCGAGAAGCACAAAGAAGCCATTCATTGGCTGGAATCGCTTGCTTCTAAACCGTTTGTACTGGAGTCCCAATTGTTTGGAGATTATGCCGTATTTAATGTGAATGATGTAGAAATGGCCCGCCGGACGATTTTGCACGAAGCGACGCAGCTCGAAATTCCATTGCTGCAATTTGAAGCAGGCTCTTCCACATTAGAGGATTTATTTATGAAGGTGGTGGGCGTATGA
- a CDS encoding MBL fold metallo-hydrolase: MLNIRSFNLGPLQTNAYLLTGADPAKGIIIDPGMNPAALVRSIEGIEIEAILLTHAHFDHMGGVEEIRKAKKCPVYLHPLESEWLSSPKLNGSLMWSEVSPPLATDPAEYDLAEGQVLQFIGHTFRVYHTPGHSPGSVSFLCGNDLFSGDVLFKLGVGRTDLPGGRERDLFDSIRGKLYKMDDEVKVYPGHGPRTTIGFEKVRNPYVPQ; the protein is encoded by the coding sequence ATGCTAAATATACGTTCATTTAATCTAGGTCCGCTTCAGACGAATGCCTACTTGCTGACAGGTGCGGATCCTGCGAAGGGCATTATTATTGATCCCGGTATGAATCCTGCTGCATTAGTGCGGAGTATCGAAGGGATAGAGATCGAAGCTATTTTGTTGACACATGCACATTTTGATCATATGGGCGGTGTAGAAGAAATTCGTAAAGCTAAGAAATGCCCTGTTTATTTACATCCACTTGAAAGCGAATGGCTAAGCAGCCCCAAGCTGAACGGTTCACTAATGTGGTCGGAGGTGTCACCTCCTCTAGCCACAGATCCTGCGGAGTATGATCTGGCAGAAGGGCAAGTTCTGCAATTCATTGGACACACCTTCCGTGTGTACCATACACCTGGCCACTCTCCAGGCAGTGTAAGTTTCCTTTGTGGAAATGATCTATTCTCTGGAGATGTCTTGTTTAAGTTAGGAGTTGGACGCACAGATTTGCCTGGTGGCAGGGAACGAGATCTGTTCGATTCTATTCGTGGCAAGCTATACAAAATGGATGATGAAGTGAAGGTTTATCCAGGACATGGTCCACGGACAACCATTGGATTTGAAAAGGTTCGCAACCCTTATGTTCCTCAATAG
- a CDS encoding Fur family transcriptional regulator yields the protein MGSGVQHALEQLKTTGVRITPQRHAILTYLMEAMNHPTADDIYRALEPKFPSMSVATVYNNLKMFMEAGMVRELTYGDSSSRFDANVSDHYHVICQQCGKIEDFSYPSLRDVELHAEQATGFKITGLRMELHGICKSCRETQH from the coding sequence ATGGGGAGTGGCGTACAACATGCATTGGAACAATTAAAAACAACAGGTGTCCGTATTACGCCCCAGCGTCATGCGATTCTTACGTATTTGATGGAAGCAATGAATCATCCTACAGCTGACGATATATATCGGGCATTAGAGCCTAAATTTCCGAGCATGAGCGTGGCAACCGTATATAATAATCTCAAGATGTTTATGGAAGCTGGCATGGTTCGTGAGTTGACCTATGGGGATAGCTCCAGCCGTTTTGATGCCAATGTGTCTGATCATTATCATGTTATATGTCAGCAATGCGGTAAGATTGAGGATTTCAGTTATCCTTCACTTAGGGATGTAGAGCTGCATGCTGAGCAAGCTACAGGCTTTAAGATTACAGGTTTGCGTATGGAGCTGCATGGAATTTGCAAAAGTTGTAGAGAGACGCAGCATTAA
- a CDS encoding thioredoxin family protein codes for MKQNVAHKFGKGLTPRQFVESMMKNQQAFESWYEKFTWEDENDKEYFESLNHRDDLRVLILAADWCGDVVRNVPAVFRILETAGMKTEVFILEENPELMDDFLTMGGRSVPVVIFADTGGYVLGHWGPRPEHVQRIMREFKRENPDREAADYDSKIAEARKAMGQAYGEGTEYQAVIAKELRSLISGF; via the coding sequence ATGAAGCAGAATGTAGCTCATAAGTTTGGAAAAGGACTAACACCGCGCCAATTCGTAGAAAGTATGATGAAGAACCAACAGGCCTTTGAATCCTGGTATGAGAAGTTTACTTGGGAAGATGAGAACGATAAGGAATATTTTGAAAGTCTGAACCATCGCGACGATTTGCGGGTACTTATCCTAGCAGCGGATTGGTGTGGAGATGTAGTACGTAACGTTCCTGCTGTATTCCGTATCCTGGAGACGGCGGGAATGAAGACAGAGGTATTCATTTTGGAAGAGAATCCGGAGCTTATGGATGATTTCTTGACCATGGGTGGCAGATCTGTCCCAGTCGTGATTTTTGCAGACACCGGAGGATATGTGCTCGGACATTGGGGTCCTAGACCAGAGCATGTGCAGCGTATAATGAGAGAGTTTAAACGTGAGAATCCTGATCGTGAGGCCGCTGATTACGACAGCAAAATCGCAGAAGCACGTAAGGCCATGGGGCAAGCCTATGGGGAAGGAACGGAATATCAGGCAGTTATCGCAAAAGAACTGCGTAGTCTGATTTCCGGATTCTAG
- a CDS encoding YxlC family protein: MEKDNDKESELYLHKLSDELARLDAQYNDITPPSLQELERLMVDASVHRKSMERKEMLLFWGISLILISVFLSILGSAPIIYWIIQAIIPIAGLSALGIARIRRNREGAQE, from the coding sequence ATGGAAAAGGATAACGATAAGGAGTCTGAGTTGTATTTGCATAAGCTTTCAGATGAGCTTGCCCGGTTAGATGCACAATATAATGACATCACACCCCCTTCATTACAGGAACTGGAGAGGTTAATGGTTGATGCCTCTGTGCATAGAAAGAGTATGGAACGTAAAGAGATGCTGTTATTCTGGGGCATATCGTTGATCCTGATCAGCGTATTTCTATCCATTCTCGGTTCTGCTCCGATAATCTATTGGATTATTCAAGCGATTATTCCTATTGCGGGACTCAGTGCTCTAGGAATAGCGAGGATCAGGAGGAATAGAGAAGGTGCGCAAGAATGA